The following proteins come from a genomic window of Denitromonas sp.:
- a CDS encoding NADH-quinone oxidoreductase subunit C, translating into MTTKIERLSALLAEHFGERAKAIVVDRGEVTLEVAAADYLSVAIELRDRAEFGFDQLIDVSGVDYSAWANQTWSRERYAASTHLLSIVNNWRLRLRAFAPDDSFPVLDSLCDVWPSANWFEREAFDLFGIMFSGHPDLRRILTDYGFVGHPFRKDFPVSGYVEMRYDPEQGRVVYQPVTIEPRENTPRIVREANYGDVGHG; encoded by the coding sequence ATGACAACGAAAATTGAACGTCTTTCGGCTTTGCTGGCCGAGCACTTCGGCGAGCGGGCCAAGGCGATCGTGGTCGATCGCGGCGAGGTGACCCTGGAAGTCGCTGCCGCCGATTATCTTTCGGTTGCCATCGAGCTTCGCGATCGCGCCGAATTCGGTTTTGACCAGTTGATCGATGTGTCCGGTGTCGATTATTCGGCCTGGGCAAATCAGACCTGGTCACGCGAGCGCTACGCCGCTTCGACCCACCTGCTGTCCATTGTCAATAACTGGCGCTTGCGTCTGCGCGCATTCGCGCCGGACGACAGCTTCCCGGTGCTCGATTCCTTGTGTGATGTGTGGCCCAGTGCCAACTGGTTCGAGCGTGAAGCCTTCGATCTGTTCGGCATCATGTTCTCCGGGCACCCGGACCTGCGCCGGATCCTGACCGATTATGGTTTTGTTGGCCATCCATTCCGCAAGGATTTCCCGGTATCGGGTTATGTGGAAATGCGCTACGACCCGGAGCAGGGGCGTGTGGTGTATCAGCCGGTGACGATCGAACCTCGAGAAAATACGCCGCGTATCGTGCGGGAAGCCAATTACGGAGATGTCGGCCATGGCTGA
- a CDS encoding NuoB/complex I 20 kDa subunit family protein, with translation MSIEGVLKEGFVTTSLDTVINWTRTGSLWPMTFGLACCAVEMIHAGCSRYDLDRFGVVFRPSPRQSDVMIVAGTLCNKMAPALRKVYDQMAEPRWVISMGSCANGGGYYHYSYSVVRGCDRVVPVDVYVPGCPPTAEALIYGIIQLQRKIRSTNTIAR, from the coding sequence ATGAGTATCGAAGGCGTATTGAAAGAAGGTTTTGTCACGACGTCACTGGACACGGTGATCAACTGGACCCGCACGGGCTCCTTGTGGCCAATGACGTTTGGTCTGGCCTGTTGTGCCGTGGAAATGATTCATGCGGGGTGTTCGCGCTACGACCTTGACCGCTTTGGCGTGGTGTTTCGCCCCAGTCCGCGTCAGTCGGACGTCATGATTGTGGCCGGCACGCTGTGCAACAAGATGGCGCCGGCCCTGCGCAAGGTGTACGACCAGATGGCCGAGCCGCGCTGGGTGATCTCCATGGGTTCCTGTGCGAACGGTGGTGGCTATTACCACTACTCGTATTCGGTGGTGCGTGGTTGTGATCGGGTTGTGCCGGTCGATGTCTATGTGCCGGGCTGTCCGCCGACCGCCGAAGCGCTGATTTACGGCATCATCCAGCTGCAGCGGAAGATCCGGTCAACCAACACCATTGCGCGCTGA
- a CDS encoding NADH-quinone oxidoreductase subunit A: protein MLENYFPVLVFILVGLAFGVAPIVMGRLIAPHRPDSEKLSPYECGFEPFEDARMKFDVRYYLLAILFIIFDLEIAFLLPWATILQEIAGTESLRLFGFFEMLVFLGILVIGYIWVWKKGALNWE from the coding sequence ATGCTAGAAAACTACTTCCCCGTGCTTGTTTTCATCCTGGTCGGGCTCGCCTTTGGTGTGGCGCCGATCGTCATGGGGCGGCTTATTGCGCCGCACCGTCCCGATAGCGAAAAGCTTTCCCCTTACGAGTGTGGCTTCGAGCCTTTCGAAGATGCGCGCATGAAATTCGATGTGCGTTATTACCTGCTCGCCATTCTGTTCATTATTTTCGATCTTGAAATTGCATTCCTGCTGCCCTGGGCGACGATTCTCCAGGAAATTGCCGGCACGGAATCGCTGCGATTGTTCGGTTTCTTCGAGATGCTGGTGTTCCTGGGTATTCTCGTGATTGGTTATATCTGGGTGTGGAAAAAAGGCGCACTGAACTGGGAGTGA
- the secG gene encoding preprotein translocase subunit SecG, producing the protein MGSYLFSIVLTVHVLVGIGVIGLVLLQHGKGADAGAAFGSGSSGSLFGASGSANFMSRTTGVLATVFFITSLGLSYLASSARTVPASVMEQAVPAAGDAAPASGANPDSKLNTVPK; encoded by the coding sequence ATGGGTAGTTATCTCTTTTCGATTGTGTTGACCGTGCATGTGCTGGTCGGTATCGGCGTGATCGGCCTGGTCTTGCTGCAGCACGGCAAAGGTGCCGATGCCGGAGCGGCCTTCGGTAGTGGCTCGTCGGGGAGTCTTTTTGGTGCATCGGGCTCGGCCAACTTCATGAGCCGCACCACGGGCGTGCTTGCGACGGTCTTCTTCATCACCAGCCTGGGCCTGAGCTATCTGGCAAGTTCGGCGCGCACCGTGCCGGCGAGCGTGATGGAGCAGGCCGTTCCGGCTGCCGGGGACGCTGCGCCGGCATCGGGAGCCAACCCGGATTCGAAGCTGAATACAGTTCCCAAATAA